One genomic window of Lytechinus variegatus isolate NC3 chromosome 1, Lvar_3.0, whole genome shotgun sequence includes the following:
- the LOC121410620 gene encoding major facilitator superfamily domain-containing protein 6-like: MACNINKDFLHIKLIYFTYLGAFACMLPYISVYLIHIGLSVWQVGIIRSLEPVLTFFFSPLWGGVADRYSKHRLATSIAIIGAAVAYFIFIFVPLMTGVSPDSLLQDAAENCSADTTEWNISDGHDGMCDDAVIVDGQGVGYDESKIDVLMGCTEMCAGMPSSNHGNHAGMVGYCLRRDDGWDCSPCPETENRHTEDIAEDSMTLYGISCASSQMVDLVTTGSGNKTVLLPSSVRHTENNVSMCQRSACCQCETKRIPTPRQGVTFAICTVFAILGVVFNCNILMFFDSLTMELIKGKKADYGKNRVWGAISWGLFAFLSGAAIDLYTDLVKTKTDRLEPAFIMYLFGMLACLAIFLHMKLPNHKKPEAMKKNLKTVLCDGEVILFLIVVVVTGISFILSFTYVVIFMKELGSPYLLLGLAVTLTAIAEIPFMYFSGAIIKRVGYAGVMYMTLIAYAIRYFGYSFVYNPWFILPVQLLHGITYGLSWPMFTAFANKTAPKGMASTLQSIVACCFMGFGAGVGNAVGGIIYENYGARLLFRCTGSLCLLTLVIFFFITVFVLRRKKKEEEANVDEEPEKCKMKDAPCDAPNWEDIERSEKECSTDEDQDDVRQNNINPDIHSVNMI; this comes from the exons ATGGCGTGTAACATCAATAAAGACTTCCTGCACATCAAGCTGATTTACTTCACGTATCTGGGAG CCTTCGCCTGTATGCTCCCGTACATCTCTGTGTATCTCATCCACATTGGTCTTTCCGTTTGGCAAGTGGGAATCATTCGTTCCTTGGAACCTGTTCTAACCTTCTTCTTTAGTCCACTTTGGGGAGGAGTAGCAGATAGATACAGCAAACATAGACTAGCCACAAGTATAGCCATAATCGGGGCTGCTGTAGCatacttcattttcatttttgtaccTCTGATGACCGGGGTTTCCCCGGACTCCTTACTACAGGACGCGGCTGAGAACTGCTCTGCTGATACAACAGAGTGGAACATCTCCGATGGCCATGATGGCATGTGCGATGATGCTGTCATTGTAGACGGACAAGGGGTGGGATATGATGAAAGTAAGATTGATGTACTGATGGGTTGTACAGAAATGTGTGCAGGTATGCCATCCAGTAACCATGGAAACCACGCAGGTATGGTTGGTTATTGTTTGAGACGTGATGACGGATGGGACTGTAGCCCGTGTCCTGAAACTGAGAATCGCCACACTGAGGACATCGCAGAAGACAGTATGACCTTGTACGGAATATCATGCGCATCATCACAAATGGTCGACTTGGTTACTACAGGATCAGGAAACAAGACTGTACTCCTTCCTTCTTCTGTTCGACATACTGAAAACAATGTTAGTATGTGCCAGCGATCTGCCTGTTGCCAATGTGAGACAAAGAGAATTCCAACACCTCGTCAGGGGGTGACCTTTGCTATATGCACTGTCTTTGCAATTTTGGGAGTGGTATTCAACTGCAACATCCTTATGTTCTTTGATTCTCTCACCATGGAACTCATCAAGg GAAAGAAAGCAGACTACGGCAAGAATCGAGTATGGGGAGCGATAAGCTGGGGGCTCTTTGCCTTTTTGAGCGGGGCAGCCATCGATTTGTACACAGACCTGGTCAAGACGAAGACGGATCGTTTGGAGCCAGCATTTATTATGTATCTCTTCGGAATGTTAGCCTGTCTCGCCATATTTCTTCATATGAAACTTCCAAATCACAAGAAGCCCGAGGCTATGAAGAAAAATTTGAAG ACAGTATTGTGCGACGGGGAGGTGATCCTGTTCCTCATCGTGGTCGTTGTGACCGGTATCTCCTTCATTTTAAGCTTCACTTATGTGGTCATCTTCATGAAAGAACTGGGCAGTCCCTACTTGCTTCTTGGTCTGGCTGTCACCTTGACCGCCATCGCTGAAATCCCTTTCATGTATTTCTCAGGAGCTATAATCAAGCGTGTTGGTTACGCAG GTGTGATGTATATGACTTTAATAGCATATGCTATCAGATACTTTGGTTACTCATTTGTTTACAACCCTTGGTTTATCCTTCCCGTTCAACTTCTTCATGGTATAACTTATGGTCTCTCGTGGCCCATGTTTACAGCATTCGCCAATAAAACAGCACCTAAAGGGATGGCCAGCACCCTTCAATCAATAGTTGCCTGTTGCTTCATGGGTTTTG GTGCTGGAGTTGGTAATGCTGTGGGTGGTATCATCTATGAAAACTATGGTGCGAGACTACTGTTCAGGTGTACTGGGTCTCTCTGTCTTCTGACACTTGtcatctttttcttcatcaCCGTTTTTGTCCTGAgacgaaaaaagaaagaagaggaggcAAACGTGGACGAAGAACCGGAGAAATGCAAAATGAAGG ACGCCCCCTGTGACgccccaaattgggaagatatcGAGAGAAGTGAAAAGGAATGTAGTACGGATGAGGATCAAGATGATGTTCGACAAAATAACATTAATCCTGATATTCATTCAGTGAACATGATATAG